TTTCTGACTATGCATAAAAAAAAGTCAAATTTGAGACTTTTGATAATATTTGTCAAAACAATATCATTTTTCTAACAATCACTGAGGAGATGTGTATCTTGAGCTTTGCTTGCTCCAAGCATGCTAGTTAATGGCGCATGTCCAAAACACTCACTCCAAGCTCTGCTGGGCAGACCCTGACCCCCCACATTGGGAGGGAGGTTGCTGGAGGAGCAGGTAACTCCTCGAGGGTCTATGCTAGCGCACTGATCCCGCACTGATCGTCTTTGTGCTGCACGAGATGCAGATTCCTTCTGCGTGGCCTCTTCATCGTTTGTCACTGCCTCTCCTGCCCCCGTCCACGCAGTGCCTTTAATGCTTAACGCCCCCATTCACGTTTAGCAACCCCTGATAAGGGATGACGatctgtgtgtgattgtatCAGGTCAGATAGTGGAAATGGTGAAGCTACATCAAAAAGACAACGAAACCTAGAGAGCTTTAGCTTTGGAAATGATTTTATCAACAGTGTAATCTCGTTTTGCATGGGAGAATGCGTTATTGACTCCAGCCACCATCCTGTTGAGACCTCTGCTCTCATGTTGCCTACAACACAGTTCCTTCACACTCCAAACAGACTGGAATCATGCTGACACTGAACCCATGTCTCTTGAGTGCTCTTCCCAGCCATGTTCTTTATGTATGGTGCTATTCTCTTAATGGAATAGTTCAGCAAGAAAAAGTTGAGACAATTTTCTCCATTCTCCAAATGTTTAAATATTCTacattttgcttctttagtttcCACCGAGGTTGTTTTTAGACTTCCTATATTAAAATGGCCACAATATTTTGCAAATCTAAAAACAGCAGCAGAAGTACAGTGAGGAGACTCTGCAGCTTGGTGTGGTTTGAGAAAGCAGATGATTGTCTGGTACTTTTGAAGATATGATTGAACTGTTTGCAAATAGCCGCCTATGTGCAGTCATCCTTAAGATGAAGTGAAACAGCATCTGTTTGAGTTACGCTGTTGGGTTTGTGTGTAATCTCAGGTACATGTCTTGCTTCCTTGCTTGCATGCCTTTTAATCATAGCATCTGTACAAtggcaaacatgcacacaccagCAACATAACGTTTGGACTGGCTAGAAAATCCAATAGCTTAATTAGATATGATGACCACCACTCATGGTGGTTAGTGGCTCTCCTTTCTAAATTGTAAAAACCAATTTGAAATGCAGTTATAGAATGAACATTTCCGATGTTTTTGGAACAATGACCATGTATTCATTAAATATTGATGTaactttccctccctctccacccccacccctacccccCCACTCTCAGACTGGTCACCTGCCAGCAGTGCGTGTGTGGGATGTGTCTGCGGGCTCACAGGTGATCGAGCTACAGGATCATAAATATGGGGTGGCTTGTGTGGCCTTCTCTCCCAACAGCAAGTACATCGTCAGCGTGGGCTACCAGCATGACATGGGTGTCAACGTGTGGGCCTGGAAGGTAAACCAGGCACCCGCAACCAGCTGAGTACTTAACCTAATCTCTTTAAAACGGTGAGGAGCTTCCTGGGTTCGGTGGAGATCATGTTTgcgttgttttgttgttttactCCCTTAGAAAAACCTGCTCGTGGCTGCTAACAAGGTGTCCAGTAAAGTGACAGCTGTGTGTTTTTCTGAGGACAGCTCCTACTTTGTGACTGCTGGGAACAGACATGTCCGATTCTGGTACTTggagccccgcccctctcttAAGGTACTGAGGTATTTAAGAACCACTCATGGTTTAGCAGAGGTTAGGTTCATAGATCTGATGCAGTAACTGACTCTGCTATAACATGCTGTAGTCCATACGTACTGTATTCTATGCTTGGCATCAACACCTTTTTGCTCAAACCTATTTTGCAGCAACTTGCATCTCCTGTTCCGCTACTTGGGCGATCTGCCCTCTTGGGGCAGCTACAGAACAACTTCTTCTGCGATGTTGCTTGTGGATGTGGTGACCGGTCAGAGAGCACATTCTGCATCACTTCCTCTGGGCTCCTTTGTGAGTTTAACGAGAAAAGGATGCTGGATAAGTGGGTCGACCTCCGGGTGAGTTTGCACCCCAAAGCTGCTCCGTTTTCATAACAAGAGCTAGAGAACTGCCTGTATTCTCATTCTGTATGCAATATTCCTTCAAGTGAAAAtgcaggagacgtggaggagatAACAGGCCTTCTGCAAACTTGGAGATTGCTCTTCAGACGTTTGAAAACCTGTAACGGTATTCACTGCCTCCTGTAACCCACATCCCTCCAACCCCTGGTGTGTCTCCTGTAGACCAGGGCTGCGTGTGCTCTGTGCGTGACTGAGGAGCTGATCTTCTGTGCGTGTGCTGATGGCACGGTGAGAGTGTTCAGCCCCTCGGACCTGCGCTTCCTCTGCACCCTGCCCCATCCACATCATCTGGGCATTGACGTGGCAGCCGCCACCTTCCACAGGTAGGACCAGCCTGGCCTCCCCGTGGACACCTGTGATTTTACGATTCAATCTCTTTTAGTGTgaggtgaaataaaataaatgtataaaaatctcTAAAATCTAATGAGCAATCAAGATGTTTAACCCTCAGAGAAGAATAGCAGTAATAGATTATTTGTAGCTCAGATCACAGACAGCTCAGGTCACAGACAGCTGTCAGCAGGAGTTTATTTAATCCTTCTATATGATTTTTAATCCAGAGTACTTTGAGAATCATATTCAAATGTACCAGGTACTAGGTGGTTATATAGCTGTTGCTTTTCTTGTTTTGTGTCTCTAAACTGGAAATTCACTGGAGCGTCAACAGCTAATTCACATGAATATACTGCATGTTTGCTTTCTTTCCTACTTGCGTTTTGGAGTATTTCGGTCTCAACTGTTCTCCATTCCACAGCCCCTTGTTCTGGACCAAGCCAGACGCCCGTTACCCTGACTGTGTGGCAGTGACCTATGACCCTGTTAACCTCTGGCTGTCGTGTGTCTATAATGACCACAGTCTGTATGTGTGGGATGTTGAAGAGCTACAGAAGGTGGGGAGGGTGCACTCTGCANNNNNNNNNNNNNNNNNNNNNNNNNNNNNNNNNNNNNNNNNNNNNNNNNNNNNNNNNNNNNNNNNNNNNNNNNNNNNNNNNNNNNNNNNNNNNNNNNNNNNNNNNNNNNNNNNNNNNNNNNNNNNNNNNNNNNNNNNNNNNNNNNNNNNNNNNNNNNNNNNNNNNNNNNNNNNNNNNNNNNNNNNNNNNNNNNNNNNNNNNNNNNNNNNNNNNNNNNNNNNNNNNNNNNNNNNNNNNNNNNNNNNNNNNNNNNNNNNNNNNNNNNNNNNNNNNNNNNNNNNNNNNNNNNNNNNNNNNNNNNNNNNNNNNNNNNNNNNNNNNNNNNNNNNNNNNNNNNNNNNNNNNNNNNNNNNNNNNNNNNNN
The window above is part of the Brachyhypopomus gauderio isolate BG-103 chromosome 9, BGAUD_0.2, whole genome shotgun sequence genome. Proteins encoded here:
- the LOC143523660 gene encoding mitogen-activated protein kinase-binding protein 1-like; this translates as MDGSTIKNRIKSLLRSPSIKLGKNRRCIKETLPSKVTLERVLGITTTGNSGLTCAPCSGTVAYPAGCVVVLLNPKKNKQQHIINTSRKTITALSFSSDGKYLVTGETGHLPAVRVWDVSAGSQVIELQDHKYGVACVAFSPNSKYIVSVGYQHDMGVNVWAWKKNLLVAANKVSSKVTAVCFSEDSSYFVTAGNRHVRFWYLEPRPSLKQLASPVPLLGRSALLGQLQNNFFCDVACGCGDRSESTFCITSSGLLCEFNEKRMLDKWVDLRTRAACALCVTEELIFCACADGTVRVFSPSDLRFLCTLPHPHHLGIDVAAATFHSPLFWTKPDARYPDCVAVTYDPVNLWLSCVYNDHSLYVWDVEELQKVGRVHSLESENCLRVMIFQLHLKQSLVPKNWNLGDE